One region of Brassica napus cultivar Da-Ae chromosome A10, Da-Ae, whole genome shotgun sequence genomic DNA includes:
- the LOC106402506 gene encoding acid phosphatase 1-like, with protein MKKICVIFLVLVSFFSSSACSDETSLLPKPSILQYPSEHKKVDGEEVNLYCTSWRFAAETNNLAPWSTIPAECADYVKDYVMGRGYATDLERVSEEASIFASSVEFSGDGKDIWVFDIDETLLSNLPYYIDHAFGLELFDHSEFDKWVERGVAPPIAPSLKLYQRVIDLGYKIFLLTGRKETHRLVTVENLINAGFQNWDKLILRSPDEQHKMATLYKSEKRDEMVKEGYRIRGNSGDQWSDLLGSSISQRSFKLPNPMYYIP; from the exons ATGAAGAAGATATGCGTGATTTTCCTTGTACTAGtttccttcttctcctcctccgcgTGTTCCGACGAAACTTCCCTGTTGCCGAAGCCGTCGATTCTCCAGTACCCGTCGGAACACAAGAAAGTCGACGGCGAGGAGGTCAATTTATACTGCACGAGCTGGAGATTCGCGGCGGAGACCAACAATCTCGCGCCGTGGAGCACGATTCCGGCGGAGTGCGCGGATTACGTGAAGGACTACGTGATGGGTAGAGGTTACGCCACCGATCTGGAGAGAGTCTCTGAAGAGGCTTCGATCTTCGCGAGCAGCGTCGAGTTCTCCGGCGACGGCAAAGATATTTGGGTTTTCGACATCGACGAGACTCTCTTGTCCAACCTTCCCTATTACATTGACCATGCCTTCGG GCTTGAGCTTTTTGATCACTCGGAGTTTGATAAGTGGGTAGAGAGAGGAGTGGCACCACCCATAGCACCAAGCTTGAAGCTTTACCAAAGAGTGATTGATTTGGGTTACAAGATTTTCTTGCTTACAGGCAGGAAAGAGACCCACAGGCTTGTCACTGTTGAAAACCTCATCAATGCTGGTTTCCAGAACTGGGACAAGCTTATTCTCAG ATCTCCAGATGAACAGCACAAAATGGCGACGCTGTACAAATCTGAGAAGAGGGATGAGATGGTGAAAGAGGGATATAGGATTAGAGGCAATTCAGGTGATCAGTGGAGTGATTTGTTGGGTTCCTCCATTTCTCAACGATCTTTCAAACTCCCTAATCCAATGTATTATATCCCCTGA
- the LOC106403535 gene encoding putative U-box domain-containing protein 53 has protein sequence MDFFFKKSYLEPKPVLDQLPTKAGSDVASPYQSTTIAIAISGSSKSKKIVKWAVEKFSSDKNVVFKLIHVHLKITSVPTPSGKIVSISEAPEDVAATYRRQVMDETKETLLKPYKRMCERKKVAVELQVLESNSVAVAITREVSKHLISRLVVGRSSHVGLYGNRDVTAKIAAYVSNLCTIYVVSKGVYIISKQSSSDVQMNETITDSGSERTDTSSCSSGSGHTSDAMSNAPKSKSLAMSDKRLQHLPTIVRGVSVRMETSSVDSYGTASMFSDAEEEVSKRSSPETSHTVSWNPPRSYMSSNDNVTQSEDYFTDNQDTFQEIRKLRDELRRAQGMYELAQVEALDASRKLNELHEFEELTLKEHVTKGLEEKETPTFEQMRREARDVAHRREAEMKATSEAKEKEQLKESSLVAPKLQYQEFTWEEIKTATSSFSKDLKIGMGAYGDVYKCNLHHTIAAVKVLHSPESNLSKQFDQELEILGKIRHPHLVLLLGACPEQGALVYEYMENGSLEDRLFRVNNSLPIPWFVRFRIAWEVASALVFLHKSKPKPIIHRDLKPANILLDQKFVSKVGDVGISTMIQVDPLLTQFTTYKQTSPVGTLCYIDPEYQRTGRLSPKSDVYAFGMIILQLLTALPAIALTYKVEMAMENNDDEELIKILDKKAGDWPMEETRKLAALALYCTEIRAKDRPDLENQILPTLESLNKVAENARNLISSATKPTPSHFLCPLLKDVMNEPCVASDGYTYDRRAIEEWMADHRTSPVTNLPLQNINLLPNHTLYAAIVEWRRT, from the exons ATGGACTTCTTTTTCAAAAAGTCGTATCTGGAACCCAAGCCGGTGCTGGACCAGCTTCCTACGAAGGCCGGCTCTGATGTAGCGTCTCCTTATCAATCGACGACCATTGCGATCGCTATTAGTGGGAGCAGCAAAAGCAAGAAAATAGTTAAGTGGGCGGTCGAAAAGTTCTCTTCTGACAAAAACGTTGTGTTCAAGCTGATTCATGTCCATTTAAAGATTACTTCTGTACCTACACCTT CTGGAAAGATAGTCTCTATCTCTGAGGCGCCAGAAGATGTGGCGGCTACTTATAGACGACAAGTGATGGATGAGACTAAAGAAACTCTTCTTAAACCTTACAAAAGGATGTGCGAGCGGAAAAAG GTTGCTGTAGAACTTCAAGTACTTGAATCAAATAGCGTTGCAGTGGCGATAACCAGAGAGGTTAGTAAACATTTGATAAGCAGGCTTGTCGTTGGACGCTCATCTCATGTTGGCTTGTATGG GAATCGTGATGTTACCGCGAAAATAGCAGCCTATGTGTCAAACCTTTGCACAATCTATGTTGTCTCAAAAGGAGTCTACATTATTTCGAAACAGTCGTCGTCAGATGTGCAGATGAATGAAACTATAACAGATTCTGGTAGTGAGAGAACCGATACATCTAGTTGTTCTTCTGGTTCAGGACATACCTCAG ATGCAATGTCAAATGCACCGAAATCCAAATCTCTTGCTATGTCCGACAAGAGATTGCAACATCTCCCGACAATAGTAAGAGGGGTTTCTGTTCGTATGGAAACTAGTTCTGTTGACTCATATGGAACTGCAAGCATGTTTTCGGATGCTGAAGAGGAAGTTAGCAAGAGAAGTAGCCCTGAAACATCGCATACTGTTTCTTGGAATCCTCCTCGGAGTTATATGTCTAGCAACGATAATGTTACTCAAAGCGAAGATTATTTCACAGACAACCAG GACACGTTCCAAGAAATTAGAAAGCTGAGGGATGAACTTAGACGGGCTCAAGGAATGTATGAACTGGCTCAAGTAGAAGCCTTGGATGCTTCTCGCAAG CTGAATGAGCTTCATGAGTTTGAAGAATTAACGCTTAAGGAACATGTAACAAAGGGTCTAGAAGAAAAGGAAACACCGACGTTTGAGCAGATGAGAAGGGAAGCCAGAGATGTCGCACACAGAAGAGAAGCCGAGATGAAAGCCACCAGTGAAGCCAAAGAGAAGGAGCAGCTTAAAGAAAGTTCCCTTGTGGCTCCTAAGCTGCAATACCAAGAGTTCACTTGGGAAGAAATCAAAACAGCAACTTCATCATTCTCTAAAGATTTAAAGATTGGAATGGGAGCCTACGGGGATGTTTACAAATGCAATCTGCATCATACAATCGCTGCTGTCAAAGTTTTGCATTCTCCGGAAAGTAATCTATCCAAGCAATTCGATCAAGAG CTCGAAATCTTGGGAAAAATCAGGCATCCACACTTGGTTCTCCTACTAGGTGCATGTCCAGAGCAGGGTGCCCTAGTCTACGAGTACATGGAAAATGGTAGCTTGGAAGATAGACTGTTCAGAGTCAACAATAGTCTACCAATCCCGTGGTTCGTCCGGTTCAGGATAGCTTGGGAAGTCGCATCAGCGCTAGTTTTCCTCCACAAATCGAAGCCGAAACCAATCATCCACCGTGATCTTAAACCAGCCAACATCTTGCTTGATCAAAAATTTGTCAGCAAAGTAGGAGACGTGGGCATCTCCACAATGATCCAAGTCGACCCTTTATTAACACAATTCACAACGTACAAACAGACAAGTCCCGTGGGAACACTATGCTATATCGATCCTGAATATCAACGAACCGGGAGGTTATCTCCCAAATCAGACGTTTATGCGTTCGGAATGATCATACTGCAGCTTCTTACCGCTCTCCCGGCTATAGCGCTGACGTATAAAGTAGAAATGGCCATGGAGAACAATGACGACGAGGAGTTGATAAAGATTCTTGATAAAAAGGCTGGTGATTGGCCAATGGAAGAAACCCGGAAATTAGCTGCTTTAGCCCTCTATTGTACAGAGATCCGTGCTAAAGACAGGCCTGATCTTGAAAATCAGATTCTTCCAACGTTGGAGAGCTTGAACAAGGTTGCTGAAAATGCAAGAAACTTGATTTCCTCTGCAACCAAGCCAACTCCAAGCCATTTCCTCTGCCCATTACTTAAG GATGTGATGAATGAGCCATGTGTTGCGTCTGATGGTTATACCTATGACCGGCGAGCCATAGAAGAATGGATGGCGGACCACCGTACCTCGCCGGTGACTAATTTGCCGTTACAAAACATTAACCTTTTGCCCAATCACACTCTTTATGCAGCCATTGTTGAGTGGAGACGTACGTAG